GACGATGCATTTGTACTATTCGTACCCTGTTGATTTTCTCCTAACATGTAACCCAATCTTCGCACGTGAAAATATCTGAAACACCAGAAAAGGTTTAATTACACATTAACATAACGCATAAAGCGTGACCTGTACGTAGTAATATTTAGCTTTTTTTCCATACTTTACAACTAAAgactttcaattttattttattctaggtAGTTTCTCTTAAAGATTTAATAATCCTTCCATACTTTATGTTCGGTTGAGATTTAACAACAGACCAGCATGTAGAGCAGCATGCAGGCCAGGCCCGAGACATAAGCGGCGGCGGAGAAGCCCACGACGGACATGTTCGCTCGCGGCGCGGCCCACCACCACGCCACCAATAGTAGGGCGTTCTCAACGAACATGACGATGTAGAACCGAGCCCAGTTTGCCCGTGtcagtgtctccccactggtattGGTGTAACAGACCTGTAGTAGAGCAGCATGCAGGCCAGGCCCGAGACATAAGCGGCGGCGGAGAAGCCCACGACGGACATGTTCGCTCGCGGCGCGGCACACCACCACGCCACCAATAGTAGGGCGTTCTCAACGAACATGACGATGTAGAACCGAGCCCAGTTTGCCCGTGtcagtgtctccccactggtattGGTGTAACAGACCTGTAGTAGAGCAGCATGCAGGCCAGGCCGGAGACATAAGCGGCGGCGGAGAAGCCCACGACGGACATGTTCGCTCGCGGCGCGGCCCACCACCACGCCACCAGGAGCAGAGCGTTCTCTACGAACATGACGATGTAGAACCGAGCccagtttgcccgaagtcagtgtctccccactggtattAGTATAACAGACCTGTAGTAGAGCAGCATGCAGGCCAGGCCCGAGACATAAGCGGCGGCGGAGAAGCCCACGACGGACAAGTTCGCTCGCGGCGCGGCCCACCACCACGCCACCAATAGCAGAGCGTTCTCTACGAACATGACGATGTAGAACCGAGCCCAGTTTGCCCGTGtcagtgtctccccactggtattGGTGTAACAGACCTGTAGTAGAGCAGCATGCAGGCCAGGCCGGAGACATAAGCGGCGGCGGAGAAGCCCACGACGGACATGTTCGCTCGCGGCGCGGCCCACCACCACGCCACCAGAAGCAGAGCGTTCTCTACGAACATGACGATGTAGAACCGAGCccagtttgcccgaagtcagtgtctccccactggtattAGTATAACAGACCTGTAGTAGAGCAGCATGCAGGCCAGGCCCGAGACATAAGCGGCGGCGGAGAAGCCCACGACGGACAAGTTCGCTCGCGGCGCGGCCCACCACCACGCCACCAATAGCAGAGCGTTCTCTACGAACATAACGATGTAGAACGCCACCTACAACAATAGTACATTTATTGTAGATCTGTATCATTTATGTATTATTAGAGActaattcaaaggtgtatgtgaagtccccaatccgtattaggctagcgtggggactatagcccgagccctctcgcgcatgagaggctTGCGCCCAGCAGTGAGACATATAGGgtgaattttttattattatttagagaCAAATTATTGTGGAAACAGTAATTTGTCAATTAGCGATTTTAGCACCACCTGCACCTGCATACAAATATGTATGCAGGGGTGTCAAGCTAATAGGTTAGCTGACTGTATAGTGACAATTGGCGGTGCGAGAATCACAATGGTTATGTAGATTTCTCTTGCCACTATGGCATTCATGTATGGGGCAcatgggcattttcattttaacttgtactttaaagcgcgactttattcgtgtttcagtaacgtctaaccgtcacattcctgacaaaatgtattgGATTTGACATTAactgtcagttttgtgacgattgctaaccggccgttattGGTACACAGTTACGTGAAAATGCCCACATATGTATTTCAGACGTTCACAATGTATGAAATAAGCAAATAACTTACCATCTTCTGCTTATGCCTATGCTCTTGCAGATTTACATAAGCTAGCACGTAAACGGCAGCTATTAGCGCGGCTAGTAGAGCTTTCCGCCCGCGACCGACGCGCTCGCCGTCGAACACGTTCTTGGGCGAGATGAGCCACAGGAACATTGAGACCCAGTGGAGACCTGAAGCAGGTTAACAGGTTAACGGTTTGCAGTGTCATTCACTGTCATTTTGTTAGTAcgaatacacacacacacacatatacacacacacacacacacacacacatacacacacatacacacacacacacacacacacacacacacacacacacacacacacacacacagagcTGATACGCTAGTATTGGCAGGTGATCTTACCTATAACTAAGAAGACCCAGTATTCGTAGACTAGAGCGTACGCGGTGAGCGCGCATATACGCGCGGAGATCGTCCCCAACCGCCAGAGGAACTGGGCAAACAAGACAAACACATTAGTTATTTTACTGGCTACGCTAACTCTGCACAAACTTGGCAACAAGGCAATGAAAAtgaacggcctcctagcctagtcgggaGTGACCCttcctacgaagcaggaggtcccgggttcgaatcctggttaggcatttatttgtgtgttcatcacaaatatttgttcctgagttatggatgtttcctATGTATATAAGCAGAGTTTGGACAATTtatcacaaaaataaatattgtatggaacatgatacaatttttttaacaattttgaactgcagtttttgagtataatctggaaattttataaagatactgtgtacataatatgaatttaataaatcttgtcctattttgagatataaatgattttttatggttttgcgatgatttgtccgatcactgtatataagtatttatatatttgtgtatagtatatatatcgtcgtctagtacccacaacacaagccttattgagctttactgtgggactagatcGATCtatcttcttcaacctagcgttttcccggcctagcgccagggtccgctttcctgctcagtcttctccactttgcccggtcttcggcatcctcaggtgtgagattgttctcttgcatgtccgctgtcacgtccagccagcgcttcttaggcctaccgcggccgcgtgatctagggctttggacagtgagattgagacatctttaaaattaaaaaaaaaaaaaggaatcaTACTTGAACAATAACACCAAGCCAGGTCAACACCAGTCGGTGCACGTTCCGCAGACGCACGTTTTTGCTGAAGCTCGCCAGCGCCCAGCACACGGAGAAGAGCGAGAGAGACGCCGATATCACGTTCAACTCTGCGAACGCTGCGTTGCCAGCTGtagaagaaatatttattaaaagaaaTGGATACAAAGCAAGGATGAGTtagaccacagaataagtacCAGTACAGTCGAAGTCAAAAAtaagtttacacttttgcaccgtACTCCTTTGTGATAAGACGAAAAAAGTCGACTGTACtacggggctattcataaattacgtcatttcaaattaggggggggggggtctggacatcggatgacggtaacatgaagtaggaggaaatggggtcatttgaagcatgatttttggatgattatagggggggggggggggtcaaaaatcgccaaaaatcgatgacgtaatttatggacagcccctaccgtacagaaaggacacttcctacaaaaccgaagtttgcagcgattcagggtcaaatcatgatatccctttctaacttatgacACTAtctctttcggctatttaggattgtcaaaattcaagtcattatctgtggtcgtgcacgcaaagggacttcaagttgtgtcaaccctaataattgctcggagcaatgctgagccgaacggagccgagtttgcccgaggtcaggagtgtctccccactggttttagaccaagataagtctgcagagcgattttgatagcccagactgtgcaagtgttgttttaagcgtcaaacttctatgaaattatgacgtataaataacgcagtttgggctatcaaaatcgctgcagacttgtcttggtttaACACGGACACATTTAGTGTGTGTCTCGCTCACTCTCTGGAGCGACGTGCGAATCCGCATCCAATTTGGACGATTATccacagacagatagacagacattAGCGTTAAACAgggttttttttcagaaaaagtggaaccatttactttttttcgataaactatcaacttttgggttatttagactcagcaTCACGAGTACTactgaatgagacaaagaaaaaaagtgtctccagtttttcatacaaattttgggtgttagttttgtaacggtccatacaaaatgtatgtgaaaatgctttacaaaactgtatttttttttggaacacttcttttttctttttaaatcgatagtcctcgtgatcctgagtagaaataacccaaaagttgatgaattttcgaaaaaaagcgaaacggtacacttttaagtgaaaatgcccatataACCCCCCTTTTTTCGTCGGGGGTTAacgataataataaaattgatcCCATTACCCAGTGGCCCAGTAGCTGCCCCTTTCTCAGAACCCCATCATatatattgactacattttgagttatttcttgttatcatcagcgaattaggcctaggcccgggcctactgggccttagggcaaatccgccactgccattACCAGGTGAAATCCCCGGAGAATCCAGCGGCTCAGGCTCGGGCTCCTCTCGTAGCAGCACGTGCAACTGCAGCAGCAGCATCGGGGCCGCCTCGCAGAACGCGTGCACCAGGCGCAGCATGCCTGCAAATAATGCactatgataaaaaaaaaatattccagacAACATCGATCCATAGGtatacttcttcttctttatatttaaaggggcccactgattaacagtccgccggacggtatcggcctgtcagttgttcggaactgtcaaaatcttgttctaactgacaggccgataccgtccggcggactgttaatcagtgggccccttaagagctgtgctcttgtcggtggaacAATCTCGAACTCGTCCGGTCCTTTGCCAACTATATACATTTAtgataaaattaggtataacaTAAAGATTCATGActagaaattaaaattaaattaaaatgagtatttgataactgataaaatataaaataacttgacaattaattaataggtaataataaaattcattgATTATTAaaagattataattataaaccaaaccaaaccatgTTAAAACTATGTTTAAGATAACTTGATCTCGGTACCGACTTGGCGCTTCCACGCCCCCTGAGGGCCTGCTGCGAATATCTTCATCAATCGTTTGTCTGTTTGCATCTATCGCAAGAGCGACAGAGAGACGATAGAATGTTTGCGGTAGGGCCTCTGATTGTAAACACCCATACCTATAGTGTgtaagccatttgagggtagatgaaaacattacatgatcaaataatgtaggttaaagtcaggtcgttcggtgacagatccaggtggttttgtatttggttggttagtcAAATGGTTAGAAAATgttcaaattatttgtttacttttattaaagtacctaaagatacagagtataataaaTGTCTTGCGTAGGGTCTCTGATACGCTCTCCCGGCGCAAAGTCACGTGGCCATGATGCCTTTGTGCCATAGAGGCGGGCGAATATGACACGCTATTGGTCTGGACGCCTGCGGTGATCTTATGCGAAATCCAACAAagcaccacagaataaataatagtactaggtccagaaggttcactctctaacaaaaagcgtctattacgacagatatggccgcaaggtggcgcaagcgcgagcaggttggtgtgggccgcatgtacttgtaccgACGCGGAGTGGGCCACGCCTGGCAGTACTTACACAGATCCCGCACTTGGTGTTTAACGCGCGGTGTGCTGGTGTCGACGGGGGCAAGGAGGCGCGCGTACCGCCACAGCACGCCCAGCTGCAGGCAGTGCAGCGCCGCCACCGCCCACGGGCGTTGCGTGCGCCCGTCCGCGCCCCACACGGATAGGTACCAGCGGAGGGATAGGACCTggaaaataacataattatagtcTGGCAGACAatctgtcagtagaaaaagacgcgaagtACAAACAAGAGCCAGAcccacatttttaaaatttagaatagaatatttttattgacaatAGAAAACGATCTTACAGACATAGGTAGATCCCAAactaggctatgcctgtgaCTTGGGCTCCTAGAATGCAGTTGACATTAGaaaattttacagaaaatatTAAGCACTTATTATAATTTACGGCCGTTATCTACGGACCGAATTGGTTtgtcaaaatatattttaaactagTAGAGTCTACAGTCCATCTAAGCTCTCTGCAGTCTCTGCACTGACTTTGAAGTGACAAAgtgtataaaataataagtagtctggagaaaaaaagtgtgtataaaatatttatagtaTAAATGTGGTATAAATATAGTAGGCGCGAATGGTTGATATCCTATACTATATTCTGGCAAACCCACTTTATCCGTAGAAAAAGgtgcgatattcaaattttctatgggaggtcaACTCATCGAAACTACATTTTTGAAATTTGCTGTCTTTTTCTCCTAACGGAAATGGCATGCCAAACTATATATacattttgaatttcgcgcctttttgacgcttacggctcggccacgacatcgagcgacttgcgacggcgggagcaaTAACCATAGTttggagcgaaaggtccgatcgctgtgtcacgctccaacctatggttatcgctcccgcccactcccgccgtcgcaagtcgctcgatgtcgttaTGGTGGCACCTCCACACTATATTGCTGCCAAGTCGGTGCAGTGTTAGCTTCGATAGGATAGTCAACTCCAGTTACGGGTTAACGTGTCTGTGTGTTTATTAAGGGTTTATTGCACACCCACCTGCGTTATAAGAAGCGACGTGACGACTATAGATATGGCGGCCGCGAACGTGGCCTTATAGCCGCGTTCGAGCAGCGCGTAGCTCATCACAACGTCGAACACGACGTCGCAGAAGTAACCGGCCAGCGAGATCACGTTGAACAGCACGTCGCAGAGAGGCAGGAACTCCGCCATTTCGTAACATTTCTCTTGATTGGCTAGCTGTAACATAaaagctgttttaatttttgtttgttACTAAACGTGAATGAAGAATGCGTGGAACGGAACGCGGCGTTTATGCGTTTTGTTATCGCTGCCGAGAAAGCGGAAAATCAATACCATGATATTTCAAATGTAATAGTAAAAAGGAAAATTTATTGATGAGAATAAACGCTCAATATAAAATCTGAATAAATATTTCTATGGGACAGTCTAACAAGTTTTCTATgcgacgatatcctttcgcgcctacatttttcaaatttgccgcctttttctactgacaagatctgcttgacccagtataattatactgtaaaaaaaaacatttaatttttccCAAAAAACTGACGATATAAAACTGAATGATCATGAAAGCATCGAACGAAACGCAAACCAAACATTGTTGACGTTTTTATTTCGACGTTGATTGACGTAAGAGGTTAGGTTAACTTTGGTTGTGAAATCGAACTTACTTTTTACTATTTTCGACCGCTTGTTGTATTGAAAAATGTCGAATTACCCAGATTTTGGTAAAATCGGTAAGGACTCATCGAGGGCGGCGTGTAAAAAGTGTGGTTATGCTGGCCACTTAACTTTTCAGTGTAGAAACTTTATTAAAGTAAGTATTTGTTATTTGAGctaattttacaatattattatcgGCTATAGTGAAATTAGATAGGACATGTTCATATGTATATATCTATTTATACGTTACTGATCTCTTTTTGGTGCCTTAGTAACAgaaacaattatgaatcattgAACCATTAGGAACATTTATCAAAAATGTCTATGTTGTATTTGTAAAACAATCAAGAAGAAAAACTGCCAACTTTTATcaataacttttttcttttgCATGActaatacaaaagtcagaaggAAAGGAATTGATTTTAGACCATGTAACTACTGAGCTGATTTTGAACAATGATGTATTGTCAATCAACTTTTTACTATTCCTAAATAATCTCTCTATAAAACGACTATAATAATAGTCCTTTTATTGTTTTGACACATTCATAGCAACGCTTAGTTAGTTAGTGCTTCTGGGCATTTTCTGCAAATTGACAACCATTCTgtctattttgcgtgaaacaAGGTAGCGCTACTCTAACCACCCCAGTTCCTCCATTAAGCCTAGCAATGCTTTCAGGTTGCTGACTGCCTCTTTTAGCAACCCTTAAACTTTTCTATACAGAAATTAACCTATGTTTCGCTGGAACAAAACATAATCAACATTCTTGCTGAAGTATTAGTATAACTTGTCACCAAGCCTACTTTTTACTGGTGCAAGGCTCTGATAAACAAATATACAAGCTAAATTCCCTTTATTAAATAGTATTTATAATTGTGTCAAtaaacttcaaactcgggtaaatccattcgaccctctcagcaaatatctaccatCCTACCCTATAACCTTTTCTTATATCTACCATCCTACCCTAtaaccttttcttaataccaaaatcgcataatttgacagatggatttacccgagtttgaagtgaAGCAACTCAATTGAAAAACATTATTGTTTGATTAACAGGTAGACCCAAACAAAGAGATAGTCCTAGACGTAAGCAGCACAAGTAGTGACAGTGAGCAAGACTATGCCACTCCGCTGCAGAGCCTCCGCGAGATAGAGTTACGTAAGAAACTGGAAGAGAAGCTAAAGAGAGCTCGGGAGAAGAAGAGCAAGAAGAGTAAAAAGAAAAGATCTAGGTTAGTATTTAACCCCTTGAAAATATTCATACCTAGTTCATATCCTTTCTCAAAAGCCAGGGCATGAGTAAAGAGCTCTAAAAGGCACTATAACATAGAAACACTAGTAACATTTAGTTATATAGTAATAACATTTACACAGATAAGAAATTGGAGTAGAattatatacaaaaatataataggaGAAATTATGATCTACttacgggtctctattgtttcccaaatagttttaagtcataatgtattgtttgtcggAATTTTCGTTactcataattggtttttctcagatcgcgtaacttttcaggattgccataaagcaaacctaacctaacctatctatagaataaccttacgaaaatcctgaaaagttaacgtttcagttttatgactaacgataatatgacaaacaatacattatgacttaaaactttatgggaaacaaagggactctacttatataaaaaaaaacaaactaaaactaaacctaactaaaattaaaaatctcTAAAACCTACCTTCTAAGCCTAGGCCCCCCCATATTATATAGTTGTATATAGTTATTTCATATAGTAGACTTGTCACATCATAATCTTCGTCTATAAGTAATTTTCTGCTAAAGTAACTACATACCACAGAAATATGTAAATTTTATGAAAACTCAGTAACTGCCTCAATGAGTAATTGTTATAGAGAAAAATACAGTTTggcattaaatatttattttttaatatcttatttcattatttattttagatcgTCAAGTTCATCAGCATCAAGtagctcatcatcatcatcagattCAGAGAGCAGTGACTCAGAAGAAGAAAAGaggaaaaagaaaaagaagaaatCCAAAAAGAGCAAATCTAAGAAGTCTCATAAGGAAAAGAAGAAGAGTAGGAAATGATATTACTTTTTAATGTTTAgtacatataataaaattatgacaAATGAAAACAGGTAgagatagaccaagaaaagtctgcagcgattttgatagcccacgcagtgtgttatttaaagtttgacgtttaaaataacacttgcactacatGGGcaatcaaaatcactgcagacttttcttggtctaactctagagtGTGTTTCAGTGAATCCGAATGCTTAAGAATGTTGAGTATTATTGGCACCATTGGTATTAGATTACGTGACATTCTTAAGTATTTAGAATTACTTAGAATACCCCTTGTATTTTGTGTAGGAATTACACAAAATGATCCGCTGCTGTTTTCTATAATGAATTAAATTACCTCTATAGTTAATTGAAAACTATTTAACAAGAACGCTTCTGTGGATAGTGAGGCTCTTGTACAAGAGGTTACCTATAAGTTTAATTACAAGTTATATGGGAGTTTGTATCAATTTTTACTAGTGTTACAGATTTGTAATAGATCATTGTAATTGAAGGctgaattaaatattttgtattttaaaaatttagtatttaagtatatTGATAATTGTgtcataattaaataaattgcattttagtaatacatatgtgtttacttttaaaaagttaGGGAAGGTCTCCTAGGATCATTTTGGCGTAGCAGTACGGGATCTGGTAGCTGCCCTCAGTGCCCATTTAAAAAATCCATTCTATATAACTGATCATGCCTGACATTGACATTGATGTGCAAATACATGAACCTGCATgtgttagggtggtattccaagtgtccaatttctttgtccaatgtcattgcctctcactctctcattaaagcaaaatgtgggATGCAATTCACTTTGGACAaaaaaattggataggtggaataccaccctaaggcaCTTGGGACTGATTGTGCACCTGTTTTATAACATTCATGATTTCAGACTTTGATTGTTTGATTTGATTTGTATAACTTCGTATACATTCATAAGTCATAACTTGCTTGCATTCAAACCTTCACACAATTTACAAGTTATTAAACACTTCATAATTACAAAATGTCAGTGACCCGACTAAAACTTTACACAATTGCATACATTttgaaatatcaaaaagtggCTATAAAAAAACAGGTTAACCCCAGGTTGCCTGTTATCTTATGTATTGGCATATATGTTGGCTATTCTATATTAAATGAGCAATATTAACAGTTTCTTTTATACCCAGGTTCTCCAAATTGCCTATAACATAGAAATTTACAATATTCCTTAAAATTGACAACCCACTGCAATGAAATTGATAGCCCATAAAGTCATAAAATCTTTTAATTACCTGTTTGCatttgtaaaatgtaaaaaGTAAAACTATAGAGGCAGAGCTGGTTTAATTTCTGAGAAAATAGGGACTATGTTTGTTTGAATAAGTGGTTATTCAATTTCAGAGGAAAGTGAATAACCGCTTCTTCattttaatatccagagagaaaaattGGCAGAAGAATACATCTACCAAATATAATCAGCTTATTCAATAGCCTTTCGAATGTCATTTTAATTTATCTTTAACTAGTGAAATTTAGTAGGTGAAGCATCAGTCAGTATTTCTTCTTTTTGTATGACTAAGACAGTTGATACTCAACATTGAATAAGTATGTCTTTTTCGTAGTTGTAAACAATGCACTACGACTATTTATGTTACATTAATAGGTATAAAGTGGGCTATGGGAAAAATTAAACGTGTTTACAAATAACTCAAACGAAAATAGAAAGTTGGACTACTTTCAGACATTATCTACACGTTTTCTTTACATaaatgttgttttattaataccAGATCAATATCTAAACAAAATAAGGGAAAAAAACGAAATCTAAGTTAAAACAACACGAATCACTTACCTTGGTAAAACGAAATTCTTTTGGCAGCTTAGGATCATGTTATTCACAAGGAAGGTTTTTTTGTAAACTATAGGTCTAAACATAAACACTTCTCATGCattgtattataatttaattatagtTTTTGTTCACTTCCCACGATAATCACTATGCACATTCCGCTAAAAGCTTAGCTAAGTATTTTGGTTAAGTTATTCTAAAAACTTTCAGTCAAGTTCACGTCAAAAGTTCATACATagtggcgccatctagtttGCGGTATGCGTACTATCTGTGAAAGCTCGATTCATAGTTAGAGGTGCGTTCAAAACGGACGCGttcattttaaatataatttagatGTTGTATTGTTGTTTGAGTTGTTGATTAAAATTCTGTTGTGTTAAATAATGTCTTATTACGAAATTTTCATCCGTTAACTGCGCATTGCTTAGATATCCCTGCGGAATCTTCAGTCGCGTCCTGAAAAAAGaaatcttttatttttaataaatagcaATACTACAAAATGCCTGTGATGTGACCCAACCTTATTAATTCCAAATTATTATTGTGTTGTTGGAACGTATTTTCGGAATTTACTTATATTGTATTAGAATCAtgctttaatttaaattttcaccTTCAACTGAGATATTAAAATGGCTGAACGTACCCCGGACAATGCCTTGAGCATGCATCGAGTTGCCTGAGAAAGTCGGGCAGGGCAAATTCCAGGGAGACCTTCTCCGCGGCTAGAATCCTAATCAGGTGGATCGGGTCGATGCTCAGGGCCGAAATATTGCAGATTTTTCCCTGTGAAGATTATGTCAGACATTTTATTACTTATAAAGTTATAATGAGAAgcggttaacacattcactgcccccgacgcacatgtgcgttcaccgccatacaagtttgttcctaggccacgccccctggcagtgaatgcgttaagagTAGTTGTAGTACTTtacataagtaagtatatatagaTACTTGTTGTTTTACGAGAAGCACATAGACTTGCCTGCAGAACTATACTTACTCTCCAGGCAAGTCAATTTTGCCAGAGTATACTCGTATGTAGAAAAGAGCGTaggtactcccatcttaaatccggcaacgcacttaAACCCCTCgcgtaatcgcttaccatcaggtgaatATTCTTCTAGTTTGCCTCCTAAATCATAAAATAACATATAATACTACTGATGTCGAGAAGGGAGACCTTTTAGCCCTTAGCCCTAAGTTATCGCTCAGAATGAGTTCATcaaaaacataggtacctacgtttgaAAATAGTTACGGTTCCAAAAACATAGCCTGACAACAAATTAATTTGAATGCCACCAATTTAGTCATGCTGTAGTGCTGTTACCGGAACTTGTCGAAGCCGGAACAGAGGCAGCAATTTATCTACACtaggtatagtttgtcaaaggactgtctaattaaaaccaaaatattactttgctaatccgcgaaaagataacgtgctagtcaatcagtgctaacccgttatacttacttgcgtatttttacatgcaattaatattcccaccctcccaccgcaaaaataaatacgcaaataaatataacaaaccaccaccaaaagaataaacctcgacacgtgtttcgcctctctacgaggcatcctcaggagttgttgacggtctgacgcccggcaacggaatgacctgtctagaatggtcggcca
The Cydia splendana chromosome 20, ilCydSple1.2, whole genome shotgun sequence DNA segment above includes these coding regions:
- the LOC134800808 gene encoding protein SREK1IP1-like, producing MSNYPDFGKIGKDSSRAACKKCGYAGHLTFQCRNFIKVDPNKEIVLDVSSTSSDSEQDYATPLQSLREIELRKKLEEKLKRAREKKSKKSKKKRSRSSSSSASSSSSSSSDSESSDSEEEKRKKKKKKSKKSKSKKSHKEKKKSRK